The following proteins are encoded in a genomic region of Mus caroli chromosome 18, CAROLI_EIJ_v1.1, whole genome shotgun sequence:
- the Ldlrad4 gene encoding low-density lipoprotein receptor class A domain-containing protein 4 isoform X2, producing MSIEQLNNSTLKEVQFKDLFFKKAELEFAQILIIVVVVTVMVVVVVCLLNHYKVSTRSFINRPNQSQRQEDGLQPEGSLWPSDSSVQRPGASEIMCAPRGRDRFTTPSFIQRDPFSRFQPTYPYVQHEIDLPPTISLSDGEEPPPYQGPCTLQLRDPEQQMELNRESVRAPPNRTVFDSDLIDISMYNGGPCPPSSHSGISAATCSSNGRMEGPPPTYSEVMGHYPGTSFFHHQHSNTHRGSRPQFQPNNSEGTIVPIKGKDRKPGDLV from the exons CCGAGCTGGAATTCGCGCAGATCCTTATCATTGTCGTGGTGGtgacagtgatggtggtggtcGTTGTCTGCCTATTGAACCACTACAAAGTCTCCACACGTTCCTTCATCAACCGCCCCAAccagagccagagacaggaggacgGGCTGCAGCCG GAAGGATCCCTGTGGCCTTCTGATAGCTCCGTGCAGCGCCCAGGGGCTTCAGAG atCATGTGTGCCCCACGGGGCAGGGATAGGTTTACTACCCCATCTTTCATCCAGCGGGATCCGTTCAGTCGTTTCCAGCCCACCTACCCCTACGTGCAGCACGAGATTgacttgcctcccaccatctcccTGTCAGACGGGGAGGAGCCGCCTCCTTACCAAGGACCCTGCACGCTACAGCTCCGGGACCCAGAGCAGCAGATGGAACTCAACCGAGAGTCCGTGAGGGCCCCGCCCAATCGAACCGTTTTTGACAGTGACTTGATAGACATTTCTATGTACAACGGGGGACCATGCCCACCAAGCAGCCACTCGGGCATCAGCGCAGCTACCTGTAGCAGTAACGGAAGAATGGAGGGGCCGCCCCCGACCTACAGCGAGGTGATGGGCCACTACCCAGGCACCTCGTTCTTCCATCACCAGCACAGCAACACACACAGGGGCAGCAGACCACAGTTTCAGCCGAACAACTCAGAGGGCACAATTGTACCCATCAAGGGCAAAGACAGGAAGCCGGGGGACCTGGTCTGA
- the Ldlrad4 gene encoding low-density lipoprotein receptor class A domain-containing protein 4 isoform X3 — translation MPEAGFQATNAFTAELEFAQILIIVVVVTVMVVVVVCLLNHYKVSTRSFINRPNQSQRQEDGLQPEGSLWPSDSSVQRPGASEIMCAPRGRDRFTTPSFIQRDPFSRFQPTYPYVQHEIDLPPTISLSDGEEPPPYQGPCTLQLRDPEQQMELNRESVRAPPNRTVFDSDLIDISMYNGGPCPPSSHSGISAATCSSNGRMEGPPPTYSEVMGHYPGTSFFHHQHSNTHRGSRPQFQPNNSEGTIVPIKGKDRKPGDLV, via the exons CCGAGCTGGAATTCGCGCAGATCCTTATCATTGTCGTGGTGGtgacagtgatggtggtggtcGTTGTCTGCCTATTGAACCACTACAAAGTCTCCACACGTTCCTTCATCAACCGCCCCAAccagagccagagacaggaggacgGGCTGCAGCCG GAAGGATCCCTGTGGCCTTCTGATAGCTCCGTGCAGCGCCCAGGGGCTTCAGAG atCATGTGTGCCCCACGGGGCAGGGATAGGTTTACTACCCCATCTTTCATCCAGCGGGATCCGTTCAGTCGTTTCCAGCCCACCTACCCCTACGTGCAGCACGAGATTgacttgcctcccaccatctcccTGTCAGACGGGGAGGAGCCGCCTCCTTACCAAGGACCCTGCACGCTACAGCTCCGGGACCCAGAGCAGCAGATGGAACTCAACCGAGAGTCCGTGAGGGCCCCGCCCAATCGAACCGTTTTTGACAGTGACTTGATAGACATTTCTATGTACAACGGGGGACCATGCCCACCAAGCAGCCACTCGGGCATCAGCGCAGCTACCTGTAGCAGTAACGGAAGAATGGAGGGGCCGCCCCCGACCTACAGCGAGGTGATGGGCCACTACCCAGGCACCTCGTTCTTCCATCACCAGCACAGCAACACACACAGGGGCAGCAGACCACAGTTTCAGCCGAACAACTCAGAGGGCACAATTGTACCCATCAAGGGCAAAGACAGGAAGCCGGGGGACCTGGTCTGA
- the Ldlrad4 gene encoding low-density lipoprotein receptor class A domain-containing protein 4 isoform X4, protein MVVVVVCLLNHYKVSTRSFINRPNQSQRQEDGLQPEGSLWPSDSSVQRPGASEIMCAPRGRDRFTTPSFIQRDPFSRFQPTYPYVQHEIDLPPTISLSDGEEPPPYQGPCTLQLRDPEQQMELNRESVRAPPNRTVFDSDLIDISMYNGGPCPPSSHSGISAATCSSNGRMEGPPPTYSEVMGHYPGTSFFHHQHSNTHRGSRPQFQPNNSEGTIVPIKGKDRKPGDLV, encoded by the exons atggtggtggtcGTTGTCTGCCTATTGAACCACTACAAAGTCTCCACACGTTCCTTCATCAACCGCCCCAAccagagccagagacaggaggacgGGCTGCAGCCG GAAGGATCCCTGTGGCCTTCTGATAGCTCCGTGCAGCGCCCAGGGGCTTCAGAG atCATGTGTGCCCCACGGGGCAGGGATAGGTTTACTACCCCATCTTTCATCCAGCGGGATCCGTTCAGTCGTTTCCAGCCCACCTACCCCTACGTGCAGCACGAGATTgacttgcctcccaccatctcccTGTCAGACGGGGAGGAGCCGCCTCCTTACCAAGGACCCTGCACGCTACAGCTCCGGGACCCAGAGCAGCAGATGGAACTCAACCGAGAGTCCGTGAGGGCCCCGCCCAATCGAACCGTTTTTGACAGTGACTTGATAGACATTTCTATGTACAACGGGGGACCATGCCCACCAAGCAGCCACTCGGGCATCAGCGCAGCTACCTGTAGCAGTAACGGAAGAATGGAGGGGCCGCCCCCGACCTACAGCGAGGTGATGGGCCACTACCCAGGCACCTCGTTCTTCCATCACCAGCACAGCAACACACACAGGGGCAGCAGACCACAGTTTCAGCCGAACAACTCAGAGGGCACAATTGTACCCATCAAGGGCAAAGACAGGAAGCCGGGGGACCTGGTCTGA